One genomic window of Polyangium aurulentum includes the following:
- a CDS encoding CHAT domain-containing protein, giving the protein MRHAMRLFPWLIMLGLGAILRDDGPHATPGEAPAVEFAGCGAVHAGPVCELSESAEINVWAEVPEGAIVDAWLDGRRIAMRDQRESSGGVQFRLRLSGAARKLVITIEKDGERARFRLPLRPRAPVPVIEEAVRLHKSGQVDAATRLLEGALDESPDPAMRARLLSRLARIALGRGEIPKTITRLQEAIRLHRAAGRISDEAEDGMTLAYTHIFHGRDFAAARSALNAVSLLEPSYPEGRALAAYYAALLAIETGDFRRSLSLLRLSSERAERLGITKLRLTVMQLQADVLRRMGRVREAEALLAHALEALPSSTEACQRASLLNDVGYNAILSVQSGTRSVPKLDGAFSALGQALDLYAQGGPCPTPRRRANVLVNLALASLYRGATEEARDFVARARDTFPAADARMKTEWTDIEGRIHLAEGHLDRALKAYDELAELAVEPEGRFIAALGRARALAALGQWDAGAEEYARAHALLADRSLLVPLSEGRGAFFGWFEESAREHVDLLLDRDPRAALEVARRARRQMLAALQWSDRLERSDGAARARWEDALSAYRNGRLSMAAEALDDWKLPSDEWARVTSARRAREQQLLAVLDEALASLGLAGEGEDDVALPSPGEGELVLAYFPVRAGLAGFALTRDGVAARRLGPVDTSAPPEALAAAMFAPFEDQIRRARRIRVVSHGTLERIDVHALPWKDGPLLAHAPVVYGVDIPVRGEGSVDPQAPREGEALVVGDPRGDLPAARREAEMVALQLGPRGFRVRELYSQQAAHGALREALEGGRVALFHYAGHGLFGGRDGWESALPLAGGGTFSVSDVLSLARAPRHVVLSGCDTGRTEAGVPVEGLGLGQAFIVAGSASVVATARPVEDDLAEAVMTSFYRALGSDASKSGDAANQLREAVLHAARERRGSDWASFRVLVP; this is encoded by the coding sequence ATGCGGCACGCAATGCGCCTCTTTCCGTGGCTGATCATGCTCGGGCTGGGTGCGATCCTCCGCGATGACGGTCCGCACGCGACTCCAGGCGAGGCGCCCGCGGTCGAGTTCGCGGGCTGCGGCGCCGTCCACGCAGGGCCCGTGTGCGAGCTGTCGGAGAGCGCGGAGATCAACGTCTGGGCAGAGGTGCCCGAGGGGGCCATCGTGGATGCATGGCTCGATGGCCGCCGCATTGCGATGCGCGACCAGCGGGAATCGTCCGGCGGTGTGCAGTTTCGATTGAGGCTGTCCGGCGCGGCGCGCAAGCTCGTGATCACCATCGAAAAGGATGGCGAGCGCGCGCGCTTTCGTCTGCCGCTGCGACCTCGCGCGCCGGTCCCCGTGATCGAGGAGGCCGTGCGCCTGCACAAAAGCGGGCAGGTCGATGCCGCAACGCGGCTCCTCGAAGGCGCCCTCGACGAGAGCCCGGACCCGGCCATGCGCGCGCGGCTCCTCAGCAGGCTCGCGCGGATCGCTCTCGGGCGCGGCGAGATCCCGAAGACCATCACCCGGCTGCAGGAGGCGATCCGCTTGCACCGCGCCGCGGGTCGGATCTCCGACGAGGCCGAGGACGGAATGACGCTCGCGTACACCCACATCTTTCACGGGCGCGATTTCGCGGCGGCGCGGAGCGCGTTGAACGCGGTCTCGCTCCTCGAGCCGAGCTACCCCGAAGGGCGCGCCCTGGCCGCCTATTATGCGGCGCTCCTGGCCATCGAGACCGGCGATTTCCGGCGCTCGCTCTCGCTCCTGCGCCTGTCCAGCGAGCGCGCAGAGCGGCTAGGTATCACGAAGCTCCGGCTGACCGTGATGCAATTGCAGGCAGATGTCCTGCGGCGCATGGGCCGCGTACGGGAAGCCGAGGCGTTGCTCGCCCACGCGCTCGAGGCCCTGCCGAGCTCCACCGAGGCTTGCCAGCGCGCCTCGCTCCTGAACGACGTCGGCTACAATGCGATCCTCAGCGTCCAGTCGGGCACGAGGAGCGTGCCGAAGCTCGACGGCGCGTTCTCCGCGCTCGGACAGGCGCTCGACCTCTATGCACAGGGCGGCCCCTGTCCGACCCCGAGGAGGCGCGCCAACGTGCTCGTCAACCTGGCCCTCGCGAGCCTTTATCGGGGCGCGACCGAGGAGGCGCGCGACTTCGTGGCGCGCGCACGAGACACGTTTCCCGCGGCCGACGCGCGCATGAAGACCGAGTGGACGGACATCGAGGGGCGAATCCATCTCGCGGAGGGCCACCTGGATCGCGCATTGAAAGCGTACGACGAGCTCGCGGAGCTGGCGGTGGAGCCCGAGGGGCGATTCATCGCGGCGCTCGGGAGGGCGCGGGCGCTCGCGGCGCTCGGACAGTGGGACGCGGGGGCCGAGGAATACGCGCGGGCCCATGCGCTGCTCGCCGACCGCAGCCTGCTCGTCCCGCTCAGCGAGGGGCGAGGGGCGTTCTTCGGCTGGTTCGAGGAGAGCGCCCGGGAGCACGTGGATCTGCTCCTCGACCGTGATCCGCGGGCCGCCCTCGAGGTGGCGCGCCGCGCGCGCAGGCAGATGCTCGCGGCGCTGCAATGGAGCGATCGCCTCGAGCGATCCGATGGCGCCGCGCGCGCGCGATGGGAGGATGCGCTCTCGGCCTATCGAAACGGCCGGCTCTCGATGGCGGCCGAAGCGCTGGACGACTGGAAGCTCCCCTCGGATGAATGGGCGAGGGTCACGTCGGCGCGCAGGGCCAGGGAGCAGCAATTGCTGGCGGTGCTCGACGAGGCGCTCGCGTCGCTCGGGCTCGCGGGCGAGGGCGAAGATGACGTCGCGCTCCCCAGCCCGGGCGAGGGAGAGCTCGTGCTCGCCTATTTCCCGGTCCGCGCCGGTCTGGCGGGATTCGCGCTCACCCGCGACGGCGTCGCGGCGCGCAGGCTCGGGCCGGTGGATACCAGCGCGCCGCCCGAGGCGCTCGCGGCCGCGATGTTCGCGCCATTCGAGGACCAGATTCGTCGGGCTCGCCGCATTCGCGTCGTGTCCCACGGCACGCTCGAGCGCATCGACGTGCACGCTCTGCCCTGGAAAGACGGCCCTCTGCTCGCGCACGCGCCGGTGGTGTATGGGGTGGACATCCCGGTGCGCGGCGAAGGCTCGGTCGACCCCCAGGCACCGCGCGAGGGCGAGGCGCTGGTCGTGGGTGATCCCCGCGGCGATCTGCCGGCCGCCCGGCGCGAGGCGGAGATGGTCGCGCTGCAGCTCGGGCCCCGAGGCTTTCGCGTGCGTGAGCTGTACAGCCAGCAGGCCGCGCACGGTGCGCTGCGAGAGGCGCTGGAGGGCGGGCGCGTCGCGCTCTTTCATTATGCCGGCCATGGGCTCTTCGGGGGGCGCGATGGCTGGGAGAGCGCCTTGCCGCTCGCGGGGGGCGGGACGTTCTCGGTGAGCGACGTGCTCTCCCTCGCCCGTGCGCCTCGACACGTGGTCCTGTCGGGCTGCGACACGGGTCGGACCGAGGCAGGGGTGCCCGTGGAGGGGCTGGGGCTCGGGCAGGCGTTCATCGTGGCCGGGTCCGCGTCCGTGGTCGCGACGGCGCGCCCGGTGGAGGATGATCTCGCCGAGGCGGTGATGACCTCATTTTACCGAGCCCTCGGGAGCGACGCCTCGAAGAGCGGTGACGCGGCCAACCAGCTTCGCGAGGCGGTTCTTCATGCGGCACGAGAGCGCCGCGGGTCCGACTGGGCGAGCTTCCGCGTGCTCGTGCCCTGA
- a CDS encoding RNA polymerase sigma factor, with amino-acid sequence MLRTPQVPVAPDAVTPANQAMLQRIQRAIAGNPPAVRELVDTLTPTIQGAAVRALLRRRNASGKRDVRQEVADLTQSVFLALFKDGGRELLQWDPSRGSSLPAFIGLLAQREVSSILRSQRRNPFTEDPTETDDFEQVNEAGGPEAETESREMLELIATRMKERLSERGLELFYLLLVDDRSIEEACLITGMKADAVYQWRNRLQKQARQIREEIMSENEAAGRIPKRG; translated from the coding sequence ATGCTGCGAACACCGCAGGTGCCTGTCGCGCCGGATGCGGTGACCCCGGCCAACCAGGCGATGCTCCAGCGCATCCAGCGCGCCATCGCCGGGAACCCGCCCGCAGTCCGGGAGCTCGTCGACACGCTCACGCCCACCATCCAGGGCGCTGCCGTGCGCGCGCTGCTCCGACGTCGAAACGCGTCCGGCAAGCGGGACGTTCGGCAGGAGGTCGCCGACCTCACGCAAAGCGTATTCCTCGCGCTGTTCAAGGATGGGGGGCGCGAGCTGCTTCAGTGGGATCCCTCGCGAGGGAGCAGCCTGCCGGCGTTCATCGGGCTGCTGGCCCAGCGCGAGGTGTCCTCCATCCTGCGCAGCCAGCGCCGCAACCCCTTCACCGAGGACCCCACCGAGACGGACGATTTCGAGCAGGTCAACGAGGCGGGCGGGCCCGAGGCCGAGACCGAGTCGCGCGAGATGCTCGAGCTCATCGCCACCCGGATGAAGGAGCGGCTGAGCGAACGCGGGCTCGAGCTCTTCTACCTGCTGCTCGTCGACGACCGGTCGATCGAGGAAGCATGTCTGATCACCGGGATGAAGGCAGACGCGGTCTACCAGTGGCGCAACAGGCTGCAGAAGCAGGCTCGACAGATCCGGGAAGAGATCATGTCAGAAAACGAGGCGGCGGGGCGCATACCCAAGAGGGGATGA
- a CDS encoding sterol desaturase family protein, whose product MPHLTLPTLFTIGSTLAFLVLERVRPGRALPHVPGWHARALLLNLAQLGITLALNRVWVGLFHGASLFKLSALESPPLEGFVAWFVGTFFYYWWHRLRHVEGVWRVFHQVHHSPARIEILTSFYKHPVEMLCDALVSASIAYLLLGISLEGAFWFNFFAATGEYFYHGNFKSPRWMKWFIQTPELHSVHHQLDVHNYNYSDLTLWDRLFGTYRDADEFAPQCGFPRTNEQKLGAMLVFRDVYNDPH is encoded by the coding sequence ATGCCCCACCTCACGCTCCCCACGCTGTTCACCATTGGCTCGACGCTCGCGTTCCTCGTGCTCGAGCGCGTGCGACCTGGGCGCGCGTTGCCGCACGTACCCGGCTGGCATGCGCGTGCGCTCCTCCTGAACCTCGCGCAGCTCGGCATCACGCTCGCGCTGAACCGCGTCTGGGTGGGGCTGTTCCACGGGGCCTCCCTGTTCAAGCTCTCCGCCCTCGAGAGCCCCCCGCTCGAGGGGTTCGTGGCGTGGTTCGTGGGAACGTTCTTTTATTACTGGTGGCACCGGCTGCGCCACGTCGAAGGCGTCTGGCGCGTCTTCCACCAGGTCCACCACTCGCCCGCGCGCATCGAGATCCTCACCTCATTCTACAAGCACCCTGTGGAGATGCTCTGCGACGCGCTGGTCAGCGCGTCGATCGCCTACCTCCTGCTCGGCATCTCGCTCGAGGGCGCGTTCTGGTTCAACTTCTTCGCCGCGACCGGCGAGTATTTCTACCACGGCAATTTCAAGAGCCCTCGCTGGATGAAATGGTTCATCCAGACCCCCGAGCTGCACTCGGTGCACCACCAGCTCGACGTGCACAATTACAACTACTCCGACTTGACGCTGTGGGACAGGCTCTTCGGCACGTACCGGGACGCGGACGAGTTCGCCCCGCAATGCGGGTTCCCCCGCACGAACGAGCAAAAGCTCGGCGCGATGCTCGTGTTCCGGGACGTCTATAACGACCCGCACTGA
- a CDS encoding tetratricopeptide repeat protein — translation MKHTYVVGLGSIALLAACSSTPPPESPPLDQEPPNGAVTVTPESTSEPPKSSLPPELAKLEKSCNERNGDACFALGVAYYKGEGVEKDMPACVALMRKACDAGHAEGCFNVGTALFHGEGVAANKPASIPLFEAACKGGSDGACFNLGVMYAKGDGVEKDMAKARANFEQGCRLGDSESCDVVKEIDGAAAKASGSASTGVANANISVGSMTVDGLLAKDISCRLDSGGGGGLLGAFMGPGVAIGSLAKKKAQLDACAPGGAEPRVTWSFAGGRTTKVSVDGVPDKVKGCVEKVVKSAVATADGECAATLVAGKKK, via the coding sequence ATGAAACACACGTATGTCGTCGGACTCGGCTCCATCGCGCTGCTCGCCGCCTGCAGCAGCACGCCTCCCCCGGAGAGCCCGCCTCTCGATCAAGAGCCGCCGAACGGGGCGGTGACGGTGACGCCCGAGTCCACGTCCGAGCCGCCCAAATCGTCGCTGCCCCCGGAGCTCGCGAAGCTCGAGAAGAGCTGCAACGAACGCAATGGCGATGCCTGCTTCGCTCTCGGCGTGGCGTATTATAAAGGCGAGGGCGTCGAAAAGGACATGCCGGCATGCGTGGCGCTGATGCGCAAGGCGTGTGACGCGGGGCACGCCGAGGGCTGCTTCAACGTGGGGACGGCGCTGTTTCACGGCGAGGGCGTGGCGGCGAACAAGCCGGCGTCGATTCCGCTCTTCGAAGCGGCTTGCAAGGGGGGCAGCGACGGCGCCTGCTTCAATCTCGGCGTGATGTATGCCAAGGGCGACGGCGTCGAAAAGGACATGGCGAAGGCGCGCGCGAATTTCGAGCAGGGCTGCCGCTTGGGGGACAGCGAGTCGTGCGACGTCGTCAAAGAGATCGACGGAGCGGCCGCGAAGGCGAGCGGCTCGGCGAGCACGGGCGTCGCCAACGCGAACATCTCCGTCGGCTCGATGACGGTCGATGGTTTGCTCGCAAAGGACATCAGCTGCCGGCTCGATAGCGGCGGCGGCGGCGGCCTTCTCGGCGCGTTCATGGGCCCGGGCGTGGCCATCGGCTCGCTGGCGAAGAAGAAGGCGCAGCTCGATGCGTGCGCGCCAGGCGGCGCCGAGCCGCGCGTCACCTGGTCGTTCGCCGGCGGACGCACGACCAAGGTATCGGTGGACGGCGTGCCGGACAAGGTGAAGGGCTGCGTCGAGAAGGTGGTCAAGAGCGCCGTCGCCACGGCCGACGGCGAATGCGCCGCGACGCTGGTGGCCGGCAAGAAGAAGTAG